A genome region from Mesorhizobium sp. B2-1-8 includes the following:
- a CDS encoding sugar ABC transporter substrate-binding protein, translating into MKRILLAVIGILALAFATLTPAFAQSKGIVYYMVPTLLDEFQTGSVSALELFLKQTGYDMKTLNADNKTDAQQSQMNDVIALKPAAIILAAVDFNALKPSIEAARAAGIPVVEFDRQITSTPSDFTSVAGTVEIGYVAADQAEKLLKAKNGSVKGKVLQVLGDPGDPYTLDIQKGFEEKMKAFPDVKIISLPAMQWEASNAGTIVADQMLANPDIDLIFSHAAHLSVAAVASLEAAGKKPGDVMLMSSNGAPVGLDLIRKGWLNVEVEQPLYAQAAAVAMFMDKVVKKEEIKPGEYDVLGLKSTLTKEAWGPNIKIPGAAITKENVDNPAFWGNQKPPTDTVKSVE; encoded by the coding sequence ATGAAGCGAATACTTCTTGCTGTCATCGGTATCCTGGCACTGGCTTTTGCCACGCTCACGCCGGCATTCGCCCAGTCCAAGGGTATTGTCTACTACATGGTGCCGACATTGCTCGACGAGTTCCAGACCGGCTCCGTGAGCGCGCTGGAGCTGTTCCTGAAACAGACCGGCTATGACATGAAGACGCTGAACGCCGACAACAAGACCGACGCCCAGCAGTCACAGATGAACGACGTCATCGCGCTGAAGCCGGCGGCGATCATCCTGGCCGCCGTAGATTTCAACGCGCTGAAACCATCGATCGAGGCAGCGCGCGCCGCCGGCATTCCGGTGGTCGAGTTCGACCGCCAGATCACGTCGACGCCGTCCGACTTCACCTCGGTCGCGGGCACCGTCGAGATCGGCTACGTCGCCGCCGACCAGGCCGAAAAGCTTCTGAAAGCCAAGAACGGCTCGGTGAAGGGCAAGGTCCTGCAGGTGCTTGGCGACCCCGGCGATCCCTACACGCTCGACATCCAGAAGGGTTTCGAAGAGAAGATGAAGGCGTTCCCGGACGTCAAGATCATCTCGCTGCCGGCCATGCAATGGGAGGCCAGCAATGCCGGCACAATCGTTGCCGACCAGATGCTGGCCAATCCCGACATCGACCTGATCTTCAGCCATGCCGCACACCTGTCCGTCGCCGCCGTCGCCTCGCTCGAGGCCGCCGGCAAGAAGCCGGGCGACGTCATGCTGATGAGCTCGAACGGCGCGCCGGTCGGCCTCGACCTGATCCGCAAGGGCTGGCTCAACGTCGAGGTCGAGCAGCCGCTTTACGCACAGGCCGCGGCCGTCGCCATGTTCATGGACAAGGTCGTCAAGAAGGAAGAGATCAAGCCCGGCGAATACGATGTGCTTGGGCTGAAATCGACCCTCACCAAGGAAGCCTGGGGCCCGAACATCAAAATCCCGGGTGCCGCCATCACCAAGGAGAACGTCGACAATCCGGCCTTCTGGGGCAACCAGAAGCCGCCGACCGATACGGTCAAGTCGGTCGAATAG
- a CDS encoding ATP-binding cassette domain-containing protein, with protein sequence MSEPLLVLDNVTKNYGAIEALKGISFSIGKGEVVALLGDNGAGKSTLVKIIAGGLEPTSGRMVFEGKEFLARSPAEAKAAGIETVYQDLSLCTNVDVVANFFMGREITRKVLGIPVLDERAMEAVVGKALASAGTRIPSLRTNVEHLSGGQRQAIELNRFVHWGGKLVLLDEPFAALGVEQTRRGLDMIRQVASQGIGVVIITHIMQQAFQVADRIVVIRQGVVAGDVARNKTSPDAVINMITGETLAGAGPAG encoded by the coding sequence ATGAGCGAACCCCTGCTGGTGCTCGACAACGTGACCAAGAATTATGGCGCGATCGAAGCGCTGAAGGGGATCAGCTTTTCCATCGGCAAGGGCGAGGTGGTGGCGCTGCTCGGCGACAATGGCGCCGGCAAGTCGACGCTGGTCAAGATCATCGCGGGCGGTCTCGAACCGACGTCGGGCCGCATGGTGTTCGAGGGCAAGGAGTTCCTGGCCCGGTCGCCGGCGGAAGCCAAGGCGGCGGGCATCGAGACCGTCTACCAGGACCTGTCGCTCTGCACCAATGTCGACGTGGTGGCCAATTTCTTCATGGGCCGCGAGATCACCAGGAAGGTGCTTGGCATTCCCGTGCTCGACGAACGCGCCATGGAAGCCGTCGTCGGCAAGGCGCTGGCCAGCGCCGGTACCCGCATTCCTTCGCTGCGCACCAATGTCGAGCATCTCTCGGGCGGCCAGCGCCAGGCCATCGAGCTCAACCGCTTCGTGCACTGGGGCGGCAAGCTCGTGCTGCTCGACGAGCCGTTCGCCGCCCTTGGCGTCGAGCAGACGCGGCGCGGTCTCGACATGATCCGCCAGGTGGCGAGCCAAGGCATCGGCGTCGTCATCATCACGCATATCATGCAGCAGGCTTTCCAGGTCGCCGACCGGATCGTGGTGATCCGGCAGGGCGTCGTGGCGGGCGATGTCGCACGCAACAAAACAAGTCCCGACGCGGTGATCAACATGATCACCGGGGAGACGCTCGCCGGTGCCGGACCGGCGGGCTGA